CGTCCCGCACAAACCCGAGCAGGGTCTCATTGACTGCTTTTTCGGTGTATTTGGTTTGGGGGTCAAACAGGCGGGCAAGGTGCTGCAACAGCAGGTTTTTCTTCTGGCTCTGGGCGGGCAGGGCTTTGAGGGTGCCCTGTTCGGTGAAGGTGCTGTCCAGCAGTTTGAAAAAGGCTGGACTTTCTTCAAACCATGGGTGTTGGGCAGCTTTTTGCAGGTCTGCCAGCACCTGTGGACGCAGCACGTACTGGTTCTCGGTGTGATGAACC
This sequence is a window from Deinococcus misasensis DSM 22328. Protein-coding genes within it:
- a CDS encoding DUF2087 domain-containing protein codes for the protein MLQSIHIKSFLLLQQPQRHLILQALQDGPQTLPELASLMHNEQQALQHLDRLMGGGVVHHTENQYVLRPQVLADLQKAAQHPWFEESPAFFKLLDSTFTEQGTLKALPAQSQKKNLLLQHLARLFDPQTKYTEKAVNETLLGFVRDVFMVRRSLIDSGFLERTPSGSQYWRPHDAN